From the Primulina tabacum isolate GXHZ01 chromosome 15, ASM2559414v2, whole genome shotgun sequence genome, one window contains:
- the LOC142527883 gene encoding arginine decarboxylase-like produces the protein MPTLTCFADAADAPPPPYSVTTVPEPPPSNTSADASDDSAAAWSSAHSALLYRVDGWGAPYFTVNANGNVSVRPHGVNSLAHQEIDLLKVVKKASDPKKSGGLGLQLPLVVRFPDVLKNRLESLQASFDVAIQSQGYEAHYQGVYPVKCNQDKLVVEDIVKFGSGFRFGLEAGSKPELLLAMSCLCNGSPEALLVCNGFKDMEYISLALVARKLHLNTVIVLEQEEELDVVIDASRKLGVRPVVGFRAKLRTKHSGHFGSTSGEKGKFGLTTTQILRVVKKLQQHEMLDCMQLLHFHIGSQIPSTSLLADGVREAAQIYCELVRLGACMKVIDIGGGLGIDYDGSKSQDSDISVSYSLQEYASAVVQAVRSVCNQKGVKHPVICSESGRAIVSHHSILVFEAVSSSSHDSPRISYLGLQHLVQNLSDEALTDYKNLSTAVVRGEYDTCLLYAEQLKQRCVEQFKEGSLEMEQLAAVDGLCELLSKSIGVSDPVQVYNVNLSIFTSIPDFWGIGQLFPIIPIHRLNERPVVRGILSDLTCDSDGKIDQFIGGEACLLLHELDGNDSLNGNGRAYYLGMFLGGAYEEALGGVHNLFGGPSMVRVSQSDGPHSFSVTRAVPGPSCGDILQVMQHEPKIMFETLRHRAEEFDYSNSMSIANGLACSFDNMPYLSAASSCSLTAANSGNNSYYYLMDENFTAAAAADSVASEEDQWSYCVA, from the coding sequence ATGCCTACACTTACTTGTTTCGCGGACGCCGCCGACGCTCCTCCGCCTCCATACTCTGTGACCACTGTACCAGAACCTCCGCCATCAAACACCTCTGCCGATGCCAGTGATGATTCCGCCGCCGCTTGGTCATCTGCCCACTCGGCGTTACTTTACCGGGTTGATGGCTGGGGCGCTCCTTACTTCACCGTTAATGCTAACGGTAATGTTTCCGTTCGTCCTCACGGCGTCAACAGCCTTGCCCACCAGGAAATTGATCTTCTCAAGGTCGTGAAGAAGGCTTCTGACCCGAAAAAATCAGGCGGGCTCGGGCTTCAGCTACCTCTTGTTGTTCGCTTCCCCGATGTGCTGAAAAATCGCCTTGAGTCCCTGCAGGCTTCTTTCGACGTTGCTATTCAATCGCAAGGGTACGAGGCTCACTACCAGGGCGTGTATCCTGTCAAATGTAATCAGGATAAGTTAGTGGTTGAAGATATTGTGAAATTCGGCTCTGGTTTCCGGTTCGGGCTGGAAGCTGGGTCCAAACCGGAGCTTCTCTTGGCAATGAGTTGTCTCTGTAACGGAAGCCCTGAGGCCCTTTTGGTATGCAATGGATTCAAGGATATGGAATACATATCTCTTGCCCTTGTTGCGAGAAAGCTACATTTGAACACCGTCATTGTTCTTGAACAAGAGGAAGAGCTTGATGTAGTGATTGATGCCAGCAGGAAACTTGGTGTTCGGCCTGTTGTTGGATTCCGTGCTAAGCTTCGTACCAAGCATTCGGGTCATTTCGGTTCAACCTCTGGTGAGAAAGGAAAATTCGGTCTGACGACCACCCAAATCCTTCGCGTTGTCAAGAAACTGCAGCAGCATGAGATGCTGGATTGTATGCAGCTGCTACATTTCCATATCGGATCGCAGATCCCTTCTACTTCTTTACTTGCTGATGGAGTTCGCGAGGCTGCTCAGATTTACTGTGAGTTAGTTCGCCTTGGTGCTTGTATGAAAGTCATTGATATAGGCGGAGGCTTAGGAATCGATTATGATGGCTCCAAGTCTCaagattctgatatttctgttagCTACAGCCTCCAAGAATATGCCTCCGCTGTTGTTCAAGCTGTTCGATCCGTTTGCAATCAGAAGGGTGTTAAACATCCTGTAATTTGCAGTGAAAGCGGCCGTGCAATTGTTTCGCACCACTCCATTTTAGTTTTTGAAGCGGTTTCATCGAGTTCCCATGATTCTCCTCGAATATCTTATCTGGGCCTTCAGCACCTCGTGCAGAACTTGTCTGATGAGGCTCTTACTGATTACAAAAATCTATCAACTGCCGTGGTTCGTGGCGAATATGATACATGTTTGCTTTATGCGGAGCAGCTGAAACAGAGGTGTGTTGAGCAGTTCAAAGAAGGGTCTTTGGAGATGGAACAGCTTGCTGCAGTTGATGGTCTTTGCGAATTGTTGTCGAAATCTATCGGGGTTTCTGATCCTGTCCAAGTTTACAATGTGAACCTCTCAATTTTCACCTCGATCCCGGATTTCTGGGGCATTGGCCAGTTGTTTCCGATCATTCCCATCCATAGGCTCAATGAGAGGCCTGTGGTTAGGGGGATTCTCTCTGACTTAACCTGCGACAGCGATGGAAAGATCGATCAATTCATAGGAGGTGAGGCTTGTTTGCTTCTCCATGAATTGGATGGGAATGACAGTTTAAATGGCAACGGCAGGGCTTACTACTTGGGGATGTTCTTGGGTGGAGCGTATGAGGAAGCACTTGGTGGAGTTCACAACCTATTTGGTGGCCCGAGCATGGTGCGTGTCTCGCAGAGTGATGGCCCTCATAGCTTTTCGGTGACGCGTGCCGTGCCTGGTCCGTCATGCGGAGACATTCTTCAGGTGATGCAGCATGAGCCCAAGATCATGTTCGAGACCCTCAGGCACCGCGCTGAGGAATTCGACTACAGCAATAGCATGTCAATCGCCAATGGTCTTGCTTGCTCTTTCGATAACATGCCTTACCTTTCGGCAGCATCTTCTTGCAGCCTTACTGCAGCGAACTCAGGTAATAACAGCTACTATTACCTAATGGATGAGAATTTTACAGCTGCTGCCGCCGCTGACTCGGTTGCTTCTGAGGAGGACCAGTGGTCTTACTGTGTTGCTTGA